The Anaerobacillus sp. CMMVII genomic interval AACCGTGGCAACAAGTGATTTAAATGCAATTTACAGTTTAGGGAAATTCGTTATTGCTTCTTATGTAGCGTTAGGAATTATGTTCGTGATCCACTTATTAATCTTAATGGGTGTTGGCTTAAATCCAGTCACATACATGAAAAAGGCCTTCCCAGTATTAGCATTTGCTTTCACTTCACGTACAAGTGCAGGGGCGCTTCCAATGAACATTGCTACACAAAAGAAATTAGGTGTATCAGATGGAATTGCGAACTTTGCAGGGTCATTTGGTTTATCGATTGGACAGAATGGGTGTGCCGGTGTATATCCTGCCATGCTAGCGGTAATCATTGCACCGACAGTAGGTATTAATCCGTTAGACCCTGGTTTCCTAGTCATGTTACTAGCGATTGTTGCGATTAGTTCATTTGGTGTTGCAGGAGTAGGGGGCGGCGCGACATTTGCAGCGCTACTCGTATTATCAGCCATGGACCTTCCAATTGCCTTAGCTGGTTTATTAATCTCGGTTGAGCCACTAATTGACATGGGCCGTACAGCATTGAACGTAAGTGGCAGTATGACTGCAGGCCTTGTGACAAGTAAAGTAACAGGAGAAATTGATACAGAGGTTTACAAAGACCCAGAACAACAAATTGAAATTTCTGCTTAAAAATAGAGGGAGGCTGACACTAGGGTGTCAGCCCTTTCTTGGTTTTTGGCTAGTTTGCCGAATAAATTAAAAAGTTGTTCGAATAACTGTAAAAGTTGTTCGAATAACTTCAAAAGTTGTTCGAATAACTCAAAAAGTTGTCCGAATAACCCCATATTCCAACCAAACCCAAATAAAAAACCGGGCACTCAGCCCGGTTTATCTCAAATTTATCGGTACAAACTTCGGCTTTCGCTCACGAAACGTTGTAACATACTTAAAACCAGCCTTCCCTAGTAATTCATAGCCTAAATCTAAGTGTTTTCCAACGAAATGTTTGCTGTGAGCATCGGTTCCAACCGTGATAATCTCACCGCCAACATCCTTGTAAAGCTTGAGGAACGGTAAATCTGGCAAAGCGCAATCAATCCGATAACGAAATCCGGACATATTTACTTCAATGCCGCGCTCAGTCTCAATTAGAGCTTTAAATGTATCTTCGATGATGTCATAATAATTTTTCCACTTCACGTCCGCCCAATGAGCCTTAACATAGTGCAAGTAACGCTTTATCAATGTCAGATGACCTAACACATTAAAATCCTTGAACTCCTTAACATATTGATTAATTGTTAAAAAATAAGTCTCTACAGCCTCGTCTAACGTTTTTTCTTTAAAGTAGTCGCCATTATGTAGATCGAGATCGTCTGCCAAATGAACCGAGCCAATAATAAAATCAAAATAATGACTGTTTGCAAACTCCTTATTTTCTAAATGTTTAAAGGGGTGGATCCCAATCTCGACCGCCTTCAAAACCGTTAGCTTCTCGCGATATTTTTCTTGAATTACTTCAACCGCTTTAGCGTATTCTTGATAGTCAAAATCAAAAATCAAATCACAGTTTGGATAAAAGTAATCAATATGCTCCGTGAAGGCAATTTCCTTTACCCCTGCAGCAATGGCTGCATCACAAGCATCCTCAAGCTTCATTTTTGAATCCGCACTAAATAGCGAATGTACATGATAATCAAACATAATAATAACCCTCTCCGAAGTGTTTGTTCTATTCTATCACAAATAATACAAAAATTCAGAATGTAGCACGCTATTATCGAAGCCGACGCGTCTGGATATATAAATCTAGATCCTCGTTCTTCCCAGTAACAATTAGATCCCGGATGATTTTTGCAAGGACCATACTATAGACAGTGCCATTATCACCATAGCCGTAAAGAAAATAACTGTGAGGATACTCATCATAGATCCCTAGGATCGGCATGCCATCATGCGTACCACCATAGAAAGCACCTAAATAGTACTCGGCTTCAATTTCAATGTTAGGGAATAGCTTATTGAATTCTTGAACTAATTGGTCGCGCTTATTAAGAATCATCGAGTCGCGGCGATCAACAAATTCCGTTGTTTCGTCGAGACCGCCAAAAATGACTCGATCATCGTGTGTCGTCCGCATGTAAAAATAAGGCCGCGCTGTTTCCCATATCAGTGTGCGGTTGTACCAAAACTCTTTTAGCGGCTGCGTGACAATCGCATAGGAGCTAGTAACAGCGGCATTTTTTTCTTTATTAATTTCTAAATTCTCATAGCCAGCAGCGTAAATAATTTTTTTTGCTGTAATTGACCTTTGATCCGTCGTAAAAAAATGGACCGTACCATCATCCTCATATTTTTTGCGAATTACTTCAGTATGCTCATAAATTCTAACACCGTTCGCCTTTGCTTTTTCTAATAATCCATAGTTGAACGCTAACGGATTTAATTCTGCATCATTAAGAGAATAGATAGCTGCAGGCGCCCTAAACGGGTAATGTAGACCTACTTTTTCTTCGTTGAAAAATTCAACTTGAAAACCATGCTTTTTTAACAGTTGAAACTCTTTCTCGATTTTTTCGACGTCATCTGAAGAACTAGCAAAATAGAGACTATCTCGTCTCATGAAATGACAATCAGTTGGTAACTTTTTCGCTGCAACCTCAATTTCATTGATTGCTTTTTGGCAAAGCTTAAGATGACGCGTCGAGCGTTCTTCACCAAATGTCTGACAAAGTTCAAAAAACATTTTGTCTCCAGAATATTGAATTAAGGCTGTGTTGGTCGTCGTACTTCCTGAGCCAATTTCACGTTTATCAACAACAATAATATCTAGATCTCCTTCAGATAAATAATATGCGCATTGTGCGCCAGAACTACCGCCACCAATGATTAAAACGTCACAGGTAACGTCTTCCTCCAACCGCGGATAGCTTGGTTTATTCGTAATTGTTGTCGGCCAATAAAACTTGCCACTTTGTAAATCCATTTAGCTACAACTCCTTAAAAAATTCTCCCTTATGTAGTCTCTCCAGTAAAAAATAAAAATTAATCCTTTGCTTTAATTGTTAATAAGTAGTAAGATAGGTAGGTTGCTTTCTTTTTATGAATTTCATGGATAAAAAATCAATTTTGAGGGAATGAATGAAATGATATGCAACAAAATTAGAAACAATCGTTTCTAATGGGCGGTTATGGGGTTGACTAGATGGAGGATTAAATTCTCCCGTGGTAAGTGCTCTGATTTTGGGCACTCTATTTTTATACTTAGTTGTATGAAAGCTAGTTATTCAATGACCTGGTTGTTGTTCATTCAGCAACCAGGTGGGGAAGGTTTAGTATGTCAACCTCTTATACCGCCCGTCAGAAGGGATAAAAAAACAATCAAAAGGAGAAATGAATTTGGCAACTTTTAACGACTTTGGTTTAGACCAAAAAATTATTCGCGCAATATCAGATATGGGATTTGAGGAAGCAACACCGATACAAGCTCAAACGATTCCTACAGCAATCGCAGGAAAAGATTTAATTGGGCAAGCGCAAACAGGAACAGGGAAAACAGCAGCATTTGGTATCCCACTTATTGAAAAAGCTGATACTAGTCAAGCTGATATTCAATCAGTTATTCTTACACCAACAAGGGAATTAGCAGTTCAAATCGCCGAAGAAATAAACAAAATCGGTCAATACAAAGGTGTAAAAGCATTACCGATTTACGGTGGGCAAGATATCAGCCGTCAACTTAGAGCATTAAAGCAAAGACCACAAATTGTTGTTGCAACACCAGGACGATTTATGGACCATATGCGTCGTAAAACGATTAATCTTCAATCAATTAGTATTGTTGTTCTTGATGAAGCAGATGAAATGTTAAACATGGGCTTTGTTGAAGATATTGAAACAATCTTAAAAGAGGTTCCTGAATCTCGCCAAACATTGCTGTTCTCAGCAACGATGCCTAAACGTATTCAAGTGCTTGCTCAAAAATTCTTACGTGAGCCTGAATTTATTACCGTAAAAGCAAAAGAAATGACAGTAGAAAACATTGAACAACAATATATGGAATTAGCAGAAAAGCAAAAGTTTGATGCTCTTTGCCGTATGCTTGATATTCATACACCTGATCTTGCGATTGTCTTTGGTCGTACAAAGCGTCGTGTTGATGAGTTATCAGAAGCGCTACTAAAACGTGGCTACATTGCTGAGGGGATCCATGGCGATTTAAACCAAGCTAAGCGTGACAGTGTTATTCGTAAGTTTAAAGAATCAACAATCGAAGTACTTGTTGCAACAGACGTAGCAGCTCGTGGGATTGACGTAAGTGGCGTAACTCACGTTTACAACTTTGATATACCTCAAGACCCTGAAAGCTATGTTCACCGTATCGGTCGTACAGGTCGTGCTGGTAAAACTGGTTTAGCACTTATGTTTGTAACACCAAGAGAAATTGATCACTTGAAATCAATCGAAAAGATGACGAATCGTAAAATTAATCGTATCAATGTTCCAACTTTTGCTGAGGCAATTGAAGGACAACAACGCTTAACGATTGATAGGCTGTTAGAAACAATCCAAGAAAAAGAATTCTTAGCTTATAAAAATAGTGCAGAGCAGCTTTTAGAAGAAGTGGACTCAGTAACACTTGTAGCTGCAGCATTAAAAATGCTTGTTAAAGAGCCAAACACAACGCCTGTTAAAATTACTGGTGAAGCACCTCTTCGTGCTAAAAAGGCGAAGTTTGACGGTAAAAAAGGCGGCGGCGGTGGAAGTTACCGCGGCGGCAGTGGTGGTGGCGGTAGAGACCGTGACCGTGACAGAAATCGCGGCGGCGGTGGTGGCGGCAGTCGTACTCGTAAAGACGGCGAAGGCAGACCACCAAGAAATAATGCAGAACGCAGCTTTAAAAAGCGCAATAGAACGAAAGCATAATTTAAATAACAAAGAAGAGCTGGTCCAAGTGGATCAGCTTTTTTTTACAATGTTGCAAACTTTAATTCGCCTCTGTAAATTAGTAACTAATAGGTATTTTGATAAAAGGTGGGAAAGGCATTGAAAAGACTAGAAGCTGTGATCTTCGATTTGGATGGTGTCATCGCAGATACGGTTGAACTATATTACTTAGCCGGGAAACGGTTAGCTGATGAACTTGAGGTCCAGTATGACCGCGGTTTAAACCAAAAACTTCAAGGGCTAAATCGCTATACCGGTGTAGAGATGATGTTAGGTGACAAACTTAAAGAATATTCGAGAGAGCAAATCCGTGTATTCGGCGATCAAAAAAGTGATTATTATCGGGAACTAATAGGAACATTATCAGCGGAGCACATTTTACCAGGGATGAAAGAGTTTCTTGAGGAATTAAAAAAGGCGGGAATAAAAACTGCGATTGCTTCGTCAAGCTCGAATGCTGTTGTCGTTATCGAAAAGCTAGGAATAAGTGAACTGATCGACCATATCGTTGATATTACCAAATTGAAAAAAGGAAAACCTGATCCTGAAATATTTGTGACCGCCGCACAAGCACTGCAAGTACCAGAAGCGAACTGCGTAGCAATTGAAGATGGCGAAGCAGGGTTGTCAGGCATTTTACAAACAGACATTTTTGCCGTAGGAGTTGGAGAACATAAAGCGATGCAGCAAGCCAATTGGAACGTGTCCAGTACGAAAGAACTTACATTAGATACACTTAGAAAGAAATTAGAGATAAAAAAATCCTCTTAGTTGCTTTTTAGGAAAAAAGAAGGTTGCTTTTGCATTCTTTATTATTAAATTGAGTATTCTGCTTGCATTGCAATCCGCTAACCAATATGGCAACATAATATGAGAATTTATTAGCTAAAGGAGGACGTTAAAGTGGGCAAGGGTGTTATTTGCTTAGGTGAAGCGTTAATTGATTTTATTCCGATGGATAGTACGAATTTGAATTACATAAAGAGTCCAGGTGGCGCTCCGGCAAATGTTGCGGTAGGGTTAGCTAGGTTAGGAATTAATACAACGTTTCTAGGTAAAGTTGGTGACGATGTTTTAGGCCATTTTTTACGAGATGTCCTTAAGAGAGAAGGGGTTTGGACCGACCAGCTATTCTTTTCTAAGGAAGTTCGGACTGGGGTTGTCTTCGTTACATTAGCTCATAACGGTGAACGTAACTTTGATTTTTATATTAATCCAAGTGCAGACCGTTTTTTAGAGGAAAGCGATATTAATGAAAATGTTTTTAAGATGAGTAAAATTCTTCATTATGGATCGATTAGCTTAATCAGTGAGCCATCGAGATCAGCAACAATTAAAGCGGTTAAGGTCGCTAAGGAAAATGGTTTAATCGTATCTTATGATCCTAACTTACGCCTTGGGCTATGGGGAAGTGCTGAACAGGCTCGAGAAATGATTGTTTCAATGCTAGGTGAAGTTGATGTTTTAAAGATCTCTGAGGAAGAATTAGAATTTATAACTGGTGAAACAGAGATTGACCAGGGAATTGCTGCATTAGCTCAATACAACATTCCACTTGTATTCATTACGTTAGGTGCAGAGGGAAGCTATGTTTTTGTAAACGGTGAAAAGGCTCATGTTGAAGCGATGAAAGTAGACGCTGTTGATACGACTGGTGCTGGAGATGCCTTTGTTTCGGGTATTTTATATAAGCTGCAAAAGCGCGGCAAAGGGATTATGAATTTATCTTTAGAAGAAGCGAAGGAAATTGCCGAGTTTGCCAGTGTCTCCGGTGGCCTAGCTGCCTCAACCAAAGGTGCAATGACCGCCCTCCCAACAATCAGACAAGTGAAGGATATACTAGAAGCTAAGTAGAGGCAATGAATTTAAGTGTAGAGTTAAGGTTTAAAAGGCCTCGAAGCCCTCACAACTCAAAACTCTACACTCAAAACTGCACCTTAGTCTCTCACATCATACTTACCATCAATTTCCTTGGCCCATTGCAGATCCTCGTCAGTTGTGGCAATGTCTTTCTTTGGTGTTTGCGGCAAACTATTTTTGTTTCTGTCACGTGTTTTTTGTTTACGAGCACGTCCCATTTGTATCAGCTCCTTTCTAATTTCTATTTTCTGCGGAGAGTAGCAGGGATATGTAACGAAAAATTATTGGGAGGATGTATATTTCTCGCATTTTTTTCTGAAAATAGGTTTGACGACACTTGTAAGATTTGGTATGATAAACAACAATAAAATTTAATAATAGATGTTCAAAAAGGAGGACGACAAGAGGTAAAAAGATCGAGGAAGCGTAGTTCTGAGAAACGGAGCGTATAGAGACAATACGTGAGTATCGGAAGAACAAGCTGACGAAGAGATTTGCCGCCTATTGTTTCCGGACTTTTTGTACTTACTATATAGAACTGTGAAGGACGAATAGTAGTTAAATTAAGCTTCCCAAGCGAGCTAGGGCCGGTGAGAGCCTAGCGAAGACATTTAACGAAACGGCAGTCTGGAGTTTTTACGATAAAGTGGGTATATGATCCTGTATACCAACTAGGGTGGAACCGCGGGAGATAACTCTCGTCCCTAGGCTAGAAAAGCCTAGAGACGGGAGTTTTTTGTATTTATTTGGTGTCAGACACCGCTCGTGGACAAAATCGTTGCGTTTTCCACGCTAGGTGGACGATAACTAACTGTCGTTGAAACGGCTTTTCAAATAATTTATAAGAGGTGTTTACCTCAGGTGGAAAAACAGAGTAATTTGTCCATCTGGGGTGTCAGACACCAAAAAAGGACACCAAAAAAATCTATAAGGAGTGACTAAAATGTCAAATGTAACTATGGATCAAATCGTATCGCATGCGAAGCACCGTGGGTTTATCTTTCCTGGCTCTGAAATTTATGGAGGTCTAGCAAACACGTGGGACTACGGTCCACTAGGTGTGGAGCTGAAAAACAATGTAAAAAAGGCTTGGTGGCAAAAGTTTGTTCAGGAGTCACCTTACAATGTCGGACTTGATGCTGCAATCTTAATGAATCCTCGTACATGGGAAGCTTCTGGTCATATTGGTAACTTTAATGACCCAATGATCGACTGCAAAAAGTGTAAAGCAAGACATCGTGCAGATAAAATTATTGAAAATGCGTTAGATGCAAAAGGAATTGAAATGGTTGTTGATGGTCTTTCGTTTGAAAAGATGGAAGAGCTAATTCA includes:
- a CDS encoding histidinol-phosphatase HisJ family protein, translated to MFDYHVHSLFSADSKMKLEDACDAAIAAGVKEIAFTEHIDYFYPNCDLIFDFDYQEYAKAVEVIQEKYREKLTVLKAVEIGIHPFKHLENKEFANSHYFDFIIGSVHLADDLDLHNGDYFKEKTLDEAVETYFLTINQYVKEFKDFNVLGHLTLIKRYLHYVKAHWADVKWKNYYDIIEDTFKALIETERGIEVNMSGFRYRIDCALPDLPFLKLYKDVGGEIITVGTDAHSKHFVGKHLDLGYELLGKAGFKYVTTFRERKPKFVPINLR
- a CDS encoding FAD-binding oxidoreductase — its product is MDLQSGKFYWPTTITNKPSYPRLEEDVTCDVLIIGGGSSGAQCAYYLSEGDLDIIVVDKREIGSGSTTTNTALIQYSGDKMFFELCQTFGEERSTRHLKLCQKAINEIEVAAKKLPTDCHFMRRDSLYFASSSDDVEKIEKEFQLLKKHGFQVEFFNEEKVGLHYPFRAPAAIYSLNDAELNPLAFNYGLLEKAKANGVRIYEHTEVIRKKYEDDGTVHFFTTDQRSITAKKIIYAAGYENLEINKEKNAAVTSSYAIVTQPLKEFWYNRTLIWETARPYFYMRTTHDDRVIFGGLDETTEFVDRRDSMILNKRDQLVQEFNKLFPNIEIEAEYYLGAFYGGTHDGMPILGIYDEYPHSYFLYGYGDNGTVYSMVLAKIIRDLIVTGKNEDLDLYIQTRRLR
- a CDS encoding DEAD/DEAH box helicase is translated as MATFNDFGLDQKIIRAISDMGFEEATPIQAQTIPTAIAGKDLIGQAQTGTGKTAAFGIPLIEKADTSQADIQSVILTPTRELAVQIAEEINKIGQYKGVKALPIYGGQDISRQLRALKQRPQIVVATPGRFMDHMRRKTINLQSISIVVLDEADEMLNMGFVEDIETILKEVPESRQTLLFSATMPKRIQVLAQKFLREPEFITVKAKEMTVENIEQQYMELAEKQKFDALCRMLDIHTPDLAIVFGRTKRRVDELSEALLKRGYIAEGIHGDLNQAKRDSVIRKFKESTIEVLVATDVAARGIDVSGVTHVYNFDIPQDPESYVHRIGRTGRAGKTGLALMFVTPREIDHLKSIEKMTNRKINRINVPTFAEAIEGQQRLTIDRLLETIQEKEFLAYKNSAEQLLEEVDSVTLVAAALKMLVKEPNTTPVKITGEAPLRAKKAKFDGKKGGGGGSYRGGSGGGGRDRDRDRNRGGGGGGSRTRKDGEGRPPRNNAERSFKKRNRTKA
- the pgmB gene encoding beta-phosphoglucomutase encodes the protein MKRLEAVIFDLDGVIADTVELYYLAGKRLADELEVQYDRGLNQKLQGLNRYTGVEMMLGDKLKEYSREQIRVFGDQKSDYYRELIGTLSAEHILPGMKEFLEELKKAGIKTAIASSSSNAVVVIEKLGISELIDHIVDITKLKKGKPDPEIFVTAAQALQVPEANCVAIEDGEAGLSGILQTDIFAVGVGEHKAMQQANWNVSSTKELTLDTLRKKLEIKKSS
- a CDS encoding aminoimidazole riboside kinase, which produces MGKGVICLGEALIDFIPMDSTNLNYIKSPGGAPANVAVGLARLGINTTFLGKVGDDVLGHFLRDVLKREGVWTDQLFFSKEVRTGVVFVTLAHNGERNFDFYINPSADRFLEESDINENVFKMSKILHYGSISLISEPSRSATIKAVKVAKENGLIVSYDPNLRLGLWGSAEQAREMIVSMLGEVDVLKISEEELEFITGETEIDQGIAALAQYNIPLVFITLGAEGSYVFVNGEKAHVEAMKVDAVDTTGAGDAFVSGILYKLQKRGKGIMNLSLEEAKEIAEFASVSGGLAASTKGAMTALPTIRQVKDILEAK
- a CDS encoding YfhD family protein — protein: MGRARKQKTRDRNKNSLPQTPKKDIATTDEDLQWAKEIDGKYDVRD